The sequence GCACTGAGGAGCGCTTGAATGCTGAAGACCAGAAGCATgcaaagaaaatgagaaggtCAGCTAATGTtgattcttttttgtttcagcaaaaaaaaatcaagtaaatGCCAGAATACTGAAGGTAGTGACGCAGATATATGTGCAGTGTGCATCCGTACTTGTCTGTTGTGTGTATTTGTGCGTTGTGTTAATGATTGAGGTATCCAGATAAATGGAACATACGCACTAGACAGTAAGTGAATGGAACAAACATGCTGTAGATGATTGGTCATAGGCTGATAGCTACAGATATAAGTTTTGCCATCAGTCTAATGGTGGATATAAAGAACATAAGCACTAGGCAGTATGTGAACGGATTgtgaatggaataaatatgctGCAGATGACTGATCACAAGCTGATAGCTACAGATATCAGTTTGCCATTAGTCTTGTAGTGGTTGTGGCAAATAATATGCAGCAGTGGCAGCAAGCGCGGCCCTCCTCCACTACAATTTACAATTGGTGGCAAACACTTTATGGCAATCTGacaatttattatttattcaaGGATCTTTGCTTAGTAAATTTATGCATATTATATGATCTGCCTGCCTTTTAATGGCCAAGGTGCAAAATAAGCTTTGATGGTGCGCATTTGTCACTATGTACTGTCTCATAATACAATAAGCTTTTAATGGCCAATAGGCCAAGGATATCAGAAGGCGCTTTCAGGAATCATAGTCTGGTGGAGCTGTTATGTGGTTTGTACTTTCAAGAAAAAAGTAGACTTCTCTATAAACGAAACAGACCAAATACACCAGACTGGCATGAATACTGAAGCAGAAGCATTCACCTCAAAAGAACTGTTCGGATCTGAAGGGCAGGACTCCACTTGTCCTTTAAAATATCAAGGCATATCCTACCAAGCTGTATGAGTGTAAGTATTAAGCAGCGTAGTACCTCCTAATGCCATTAGAGGAAAGCAAAAGATAACAAACTTACCTTGTCAATGTTAGGGTGATAAATCTTCGTGAGAAAGCGAACCTGTTTTCAGCAATTAAATCAGAACTTTACAAACCACAAATGTACAAATGCTTGCAGATCTTAAACCAAACTAACCAACACAATCTTATGCAAATAGTAGAGGACAAATCTAAGTCCGTCGAACAAAAGTATGATTGCTGCAATAGAAATTTCCTAAACTCACTGAGACTAACAAGAATATTTTAGTTTACATGGCTGTCGTCACTAAAAGCATCCTATGATGATCTCCAATTAAATTTGAAGCTGAAATCTAAATCTCACTGAGAAGCAATAGCAATACATATGGTCCCCTTCTGAATTTGATGCATACCACAACTTGGTCTACATGACACTTGACAAACATCAGAAGAATTATATATCAACAATTTCATAGAATCACAGAACTGAAATACTAGTCCAGAGTACAGCAAACAATGAAACACCTTTGGTGGAGCCATTGGATATTCTTCGGGCAAGAATAATTCAAGCTTGAAAACTCCTCCTGATAAATAGTGCAACCAACAGGTATCAGAGACTATATTGGAAAGCAACAACacaaaaatagcaagtgtgtgCGTTCTTTTGCATTCTATGAAGGAGATTAAGGATGTGTTAGTTGAAAATTTACACAAAAAGAGCATGCATTAATCATCGCACTAGACAAAATAAACACATCAGATGTTTCTGCTGAAAATTTACTAGAACTAGTACAATGCACATGCATTGCAATGGAACTCATGATTTATACGAAATGATTCAATGTTCTACACAAAACACTTGTGTTTCGAACACACCATGCACCGAGCATACGAATTCGACTTGTGGTCTGTTGCGGCGGACGGAGCAGAATTCGTGAGTGGGCGTTGGTGTTGGTTTTCtctggttttttatttatttgacgCAGTTGTTTTCcgattttttattagatagcgTGGGAGGTGAAGGTGGGAGggggtgacacaggaaccaactcgtgctttatatagtagagactaGAGATAATCCAGGGCAATGAAGTAGACTTGCACACTAGGAAAAATAGTAAGGATGACTTGTTTGCCAGCCCATTTCAGGACTCAAACACCATCCATCCCACTCTCCAAATATTTAcagttgaaaaaaataaaaataaaaacctaGCTATGTAGATTTGTTCAATGTGTTCTACACTCAACTCGATTTATCAACTTGTTGGGCCGATTGCCCCAGTTCTATCAAAATCTCCTTCACTCAGCCCATGCCACCAATTTCTAGCTTGCATTGTCTAGTCTATGACTCTATGAAACACACCACAGCTGTTCTCCTTCTGCTCTCACCCAATACCATTCAACTCCATTGGCACTGCTGGCTCTGGCTTCTCACTGGGCTGCACTCTGCCACATAAATGCTGCTGCCAACATGGATGATCTTAGGTTCCACGTCCATCTTTCCCACCTGCAGCGGCCCCCATCCCTCACCTGCTGCCAACAAGGATCATGCCACAGATTGGTGAAGGAAAGCAGCACCTGTCTCTGATTTGGCGCAGAAACGTGCGGGCCGAGCAGTAACCTAGCTGATGAAGAGACGAGCAAGCGACAAAATAGAGCGGCGGTGCGATGGCGCTGTTTGGCCGTGAAGGAGAAGGGGAATAATTGAGAACAGAAGAAGAGCACTGGAAGGGTATACTAGAGTTTTAAGCATAATCTTTATTCCCAATAATGCTTAGATTGCAGAAGTCCAAACAGAAGCGAAGAGCATTGTAAAAATCTTAATAAAGCGAAATTTCAATGGTATTAAATTGATCCAATGAGACTGAGTAGTATTTGACTACAGTTGGTACTTTTGAATGGTATGGAGTAAAATGTTCCAAAAATAAGTACATAAATCATTTCtaaagccaatgagaggacgGACCGTATCACCAAACAGATACATAATGTCTACGGCAATTAAAATATAGAACAGAAGAACGAGAGGAAAAGATCTCTCACCCTCATATGGTGACTGCGATGGGCCAAGAATCATGACATTGAAGTAGCGCATGTTCTCCTCTGATGGTGAGGCACTGATTCCTGGAGCTGCAAAAACAGAAAAGCCACAGAACCCAGGAGGACCATCAACACACCATCCACGAAATcgcctaaaaattctaaaagaaCTACCCAGAACAGTAAAAGGGAACTACCTCTTCACAGACAGACCCTACACATACAGAATTAGACGTTCTAGCATTTTATTAACTAAAAGAAACACATAAATTAGAGGCCTTTTGGGCCTAATCAGAGCGTGCGACAACTGAATCCGAGAAAGATAAACCAAAAGGGAaacctaaaaaaatattatttcatcAGTAAAGCATCTCGCCTGGCTCGCTGAGCAGCCGCTGCGTCTCCTGCGGGAAGCAAACCACAAAAAATCACCAAATATGCTTTAAAAAACATGGgtaagaaacaaaaaattcgACAAGTGGAGAGGATCCTCACCTTGATGATGCGTCGGGGGAGGTTGCTATTGGCCATGGAGGAGAGCGAAGGGTGACAGAGCTAGGGCTTGGTGGTCCTTGGGgtcgcggaggaggaggagggggggggggaggttgggggaaagaaggcggcggcgctggTGGAGAAGAGAATGGTCGTTTGTGTTTCTTCTGCACTTTGGTCCCTGCAGTTTGTGGGTTTTACAAGTGCAGATCAGGAGGAGGATTATTAATTGAGTAAATTCCAAAAAAGCTACAACTGTTTTATATATgttgtaaaaaattataatttctaGTGCTCATGTTAAAAATCTACAGCTATTTCGATTATTAtttgagtaaattttaaaaatatataactattttgacacatgttaaaaaaactataacttcttATGTCTATTTTAAAAACTTATAACTATTTTCGACATATGTtgtaaaaaactacaactttctcacAATGAGCCCTCCTCTCATTCTCTGTCAATAGGTGGACCCACGGTTAATCCTCCTATTACATACTATAGATGATGACAAATGAGTTTATAAtgagaaagttgtagttttttacaatatatatcaaaatagttgtaggtttttaaaatggatactaaaaattatagttttttcaacatatataaaaatagttatagatttttaaaatttactcttatTAATTCTCATATACCAAACACACTTTTTCTTTATTAAGAAACCTTACATGTTAACATTATAGCAATATTCACTTTAGAAACATTACACCAAACAATATAGGAGTACTACCTAATCAGTGAAATAAAACCTAGGCCTGAggtcttgaattttttttttttactatttcatCTATTTTTCCAAATATTATTTCTTTATTTCAACATTTAGAAGGTGTGCCTATGTGCCCTTTTAAATCTTTCTTTAGTACATACGCAAAGGAATTCTTTTAACTAAGAATAACCTTTCTAAAAGACAATATCAAGTAGtcaaaagtattatttttgtcaCCATAAAGAAATGATTAAGTACCCCTTTTTTTACTGTCATTTTGCCCGTTTAGCATGTTTCATAGTCCAAATTGCCTCTAATATGTACCCCACATAGCACAACTAATATGTTTAGTAATTAGCTTTGTGGTCTAAGTAAACAATGGAAAGTCGATTTAATGTcggctgtcggagggtgaactcctaaagcagggatccggagggaccccctttgagattcggccgggggatgattctgaatccgttttgtgggtgaaataaatgggcgtaaataaGATGCAGGTAGAATGGAAGGATCGAATGccggaagtagtaaatgctaagggaatttttagacaggttcgggccgcactgagtgtAACATCCTACTTctgtatgtatgctataaatgctctaagaATATCTCTCAGAGGTTATGctaggttacaagaatatttgtctagtctagagcttcgtactccttgttcttcagtgctCGTCCGGCTTGTCTGTGCTTCACTTGGCTTTTGTCCGAACTTGACTTCACTCAGTCTGGCCTctttttctccggggagcccgccccgccttaaatacccgccgaggcggtagcgtgcctagaaagggatggcgcgagttccaaggcaccataaatggaaagcaaccatcttgtatgtcatcatgccgttcttcaacgggtgccgcggggagggcccaccaggtagccaccgagcagcccagcgtgcccgcctggtcagagtaggcctgacacagcagggcggcaggcggggcgccttgggctttcGCGATGTTAttccgaggcgcgccggatgtcccacgatgagacccgtgcattaaatgtccccacgcctccctgccaggccgtggcagggactggcagCAAGTGTGGGGGGAGAAGTTGGAAGtaacaggccacgcgccctcttaaatgtagcatcgggcctctcaccatcTAACACCTCActgctgggcctctgtgggggccaccggcgaggacttctcaggccctcggggaaccgagtgctcgggggccactgttcacagccccgagcactctctcccagaactggctgtttgggtcctcgggaaaccaagtgctcgagggccactattcgcagccccgagcactctctcccggaactgacttctcttgggtcctcaggggactcgggtgctcgggggccactgttcgcagccccgagcaccctcttcctggtacttagctttccttatcgtcgggggacttgagtgctcgagggccactgttcgcagccccgagcactctcttcccagcactttgtcttctcgggtcatcgaggaactcgggtactcggagaccactgttcatggccccgagcaccctctcccgggacttagtcttctcgtacctcacggagataatccccgcgggagggcgccacgtggcaacctgatgatctggcctcgggactcggggacccttggttcctatgtcaccaacagcagcccccgggcccatcggcaggcgatggctcagagactgcggatggggccctcatcttcatcgaggccgatcccagcactGACACCACATGGCCTGTTTTTAGGCGTTGGtctctctggcccaggcttctggtacaACCCAGTGGGGAACCGAACGGACGCGTGTCCatccgactcccgaggcgcgtggtAACGAGGtgggcggcgcgcgtggcaaccgcgcagatcgaggatagtgcgtcTGGCAACCGCACgtatcgagggagattcgcctggcgcccGTGCCGAACGAGGAAATTCGTCTCGCCGAATGCACCGCGGcaggcgtcgtttgaaatccccaggatataaaaaggagaggggagcgaaccgttgcccctttacgccattcttgcgatcaatactcttgctttcttcttccttgcgctcgagaGCTCTCGCTCTTCCTCCAGCCCATAGCACTCTCTTTCCCCCACCatttccagcacactccccacccccaaaagaatgccgagggcaggaagcagccgccgtgacaaggggcccgacagcatgctgctagagtcgaggatcgtcaacgaggagggggcggagaaggggatggaccaagagaccatcGCCCACCTTGCCCTCgacttcgaggagatcagccggtgCCTCAAGGCTCTTTCGTGggctgtgcaggagttggcATCTCGGGAGGGGCGCGCTCTGGCCTAGACAGTGACCGAGCATGTCCttgcctgctaccggagccgagacccCACCTTCTCGCTGGAACCGGTCCAAcagggggtggtcgaggccgaggaaggggccgcccgggaggctgtccggggcgtcaccgccgaggtggcggcatgCTTCACGCGGGAGCCGCCGCTGGAaccgagcagcggcagcagcagtgAAGCCTCCTCGCCGCCTTTAGAGCCCGCCGACTTAGAttaggtttttgttttttgacttattgtaaatatgggagtgatcccctccgaatggttcttttttaatataatagaagcctttcttcgggatcgaaactccaatgcttgtcttgatgcttgttttgatgtcttttcgcttttcacttgatgtcccgagaagaACTTAGCCGGAGcgagcccgaccttccttccccgagagcgaagtcaccccgaccactcatcgtccgagtagtgGGACCAACCGAGCGTccagccctcgagccctcgcgagtccgcagctgctaagtcaagagacaaaggcacaaactttcttgctcgggagataggtcgatccagcacgaaGCACGCCACgactagtgaacacttttccactttgcgacctctcaaacaagcagaccggagacacgtgcgggcggaaatgcgaccaagaatccccacggtttggtggtgtccgggctaggacggaccagaccgagcaccgacagcccgcccccagggtctaggcagtcccgaccactctttgctcaagcagtaggattacccaagaaccccagaggctcaata is a genomic window of Phragmites australis chromosome 17, lpPhrAust1.1, whole genome shotgun sequence containing:
- the LOC133897589 gene encoding ubiquitin-conjugating enzyme E2 36-like, with translation MANSNLPRRIIKETQRLLSEPAPGISASPSEENMRYFNVMILGPSQSPYEGGVFKLELFLPEEYPMAPPKVRFLTKIYHPNIDKLGRICLDILKDKWSPALQIRTVLLSIQALLSAPNPDDPLADNVAKHWKANETEAVETAKEWTLVYASGE